The genome window AGCGAACGGCGAGCAATGCGGCGACACCGGCAATAAACCCGTCTACCAATACCGGTATCGAAGAAGAGGCGGCGTGCAAGTAAGCGGCGCTCAGCGCTGCAATTTCAAAGCCGCCCAGACAACGCAGGATTTCCAGAGGATTACCGCCATGTCCGTCATGGCGCATGAGTCCAGCCTCGATCACAGTGCGTTTATGCCGGACTCTCTCCGCATTCAAACCGGTTCCGGGACCGGTCAAAACTCGGGGATCGGCATGCAGCAACGCACAGGCCAACGCGCTGGCGGACGTGGTATTGGCTATGCCCATTTCGCCGCCTATGAACAACTGTGCACCCGCCATCCTCGCCCGCGCAACCGCCTCGGAGCCTGCCGTCAATGCTCTGACCAGCTGCTCATCGGTCATGGCCGGTCGTAGCGTGAAATTGGCGGTGCCGTTTCCGGCACGCGCGGAAACGATGTCGGCGTTGTCGGGCGATTCATTTTCATGTTCGATTACGCCGACATCGACCACCTCAAGGCCTGCGCCGATCCGGCGCGCGAGCACGCTGATCGCGGCGCCGCCGCAGATGAAGTTGCGCAGCATTTTGCGGGTTACCGATTGCGGAAAGGCGGAAACGCCTTCATCGGCTACGCCGTGATCGGCGGCAAACAGGCTGATCGTAACCTGGTCAAGCGCCGGACGTACCCTGCCCTGCATCGCGGCCAGACGCACAGCCAGCTCTTCCAGCAGGCCCAGCGACCCCGGAGGTTTGGTCAACTGCGCCTGACGTTCCAGCGCATCGCGAAAAGTCACGGCGCAAGGCGAAGCGACCTCGGGAACATCCCAACACATGCTATTGTCCATTTATCCGCTACCGCGCAACACATCCTACAGAAGAAAAGGATGCCTCAGCACGATGGTTTCTTCCCGGTCCGGGCCGGTTGACAGAATATCGATCGATACGCCGACCAGTTCCTCTATTCTGCGTATGTAGCGTTTGGCGTTGTCCGGCAAATCATCATAACGGGTGATGCCGAGCGTGTTTTCCGTCCAGCCCGGCAGCTCTTCGATAACCGGACGGCACTGCGCATACTTTTCGGCGCCGGCGGGAACTTTATCGGTGACGACGCCGTCCAGGGTATAGCCGGTACAAATGCCTACTGTTTCCAATCCGTCGAGCACATCGAGCTTGGTCAGGCAAATGCCGCTCAGGCTGTTAAGGCGCGCCGATTTGCGCATCAAAACCGCATCGAACCATCCGCAGCGCCGCGCTCTTCCGGTGGTCGCGCCAAACTCGACGCCGCGCTCGGACAAGCGCCGTCCTACATCATCATCCAGTTCGGTGGGAAACGGGCCATTACCCACGCGCGTCGAATAAGCCTTGGTGATACCTAGCACATAATCGAAATCCAACGGCCCGAGCCCGGTGCCGCTGGCAGCGCCGCCCGCCGTGGTGTTCGAGGACGTCACAAACGGATAGGTGCCGTGATCGATATCCAGCATCGCGCCCTGCGCGCCTTCGAATAACAGGTTGCCGCCGTTGTCCTGACAGGCATAAAGCATTTCCGATACGTCGCCCAGCATCGGTTTGATCTGCTCGCCGACGCTCAGCATATGTTCCAGCATCGACTCGAAATTCAAGGCTTCCGCCCGGTAGTATTGAGTCAACACAAAATTGTGATATTCCAGCAATTCGCGCAGACGCTCGGCAAACCCGGCAGGGTTGAGCAAATCGCCGGCGCGCAAGCCTCTGCGCGCCACCTTGTCTTCATAAGCCGGGCCGATACCGCGTCCGGTGGTGCCTATCGCCTTGCTGCCGCGCGCAAGTTCGCGCGCGCGATCCAGCGCAACATGCACCGGCAGAATCAACGCGCAGGATTCGCTGATCAGCATACGGTCGCGCACCGGCACTCCTGCCTGTTCCAATACTTTGATTTCTTCCATCAGCGCATCGGGACAGAGTACGACGCCGTTGCCGATGGCGCAACGCACCCCTTCGCGCAGGATGCCTGAAGGAATTAGATGCAGCACTGTTTTGGTTCCGTTGATAACCAGCGTATGGCCGGCATTGTGTCCACCCTGGAAGCGAACAACGGCATCCGCCTTTTCCGTCAACAGATCGACCAGCTTGCCCTTACCTTCGTCACCCCATTGAGTGCCGATTACAACAACATTTTTTCCCATAGTCACTCCAAAGTGTCTCATCGTTTGGAAGCGCGCCGCACAGCTTAGCCGTAGGCAGCGCTTGCCTGCAGCAGCGTGTCAGGTTACGGAAACAAGTTCCCAGCCGGTTTCCATGGTTGCTTTAACCAGACGGAGACTGCAAGCGAGATCCGTTGCTTCGCATGCATTATCGGTGAGCCCCTCTATCACAACGCGCCCCTGTTGACGCAA of Candidatus Methylospira mobilis contains these proteins:
- the cobT gene encoding nicotinate-nucleotide--dimethylbenzimidazole phosphoribosyltransferase, whose amino-acid sequence is MCWDVPEVASPCAVTFRDALERQAQLTKPPGSLGLLEELAVRLAAMQGRVRPALDQVTISLFAADHGVADEGVSAFPQSVTRKMLRNFICGGAAISVLARRIGAGLEVVDVGVIEHENESPDNADIVSARAGNGTANFTLRPAMTDEQLVRALTAGSEAVARARMAGAQLFIGGEMGIANTTSASALACALLHADPRVLTGPGTGLNAERVRHKRTVIEAGLMRHDGHGGNPLEILRCLGGFEIAALSAAYLHAASSSIPVLVDGFIAGVAALLAVRLQPACADWLFFAHRSAEPGHIVVLEALQARPILDMDMRLGEGSGAALAVPLLRSACAIHNDMATFSEAGISSA
- a CDS encoding adenylosuccinate synthase, whose product is MGKNVVVIGTQWGDEGKGKLVDLLTEKADAVVRFQGGHNAGHTLVINGTKTVLHLIPSGILREGVRCAIGNGVVLCPDALMEEIKVLEQAGVPVRDRMLISESCALILPVHVALDRARELARGSKAIGTTGRGIGPAYEDKVARRGLRAGDLLNPAGFAERLRELLEYHNFVLTQYYRAEALNFESMLEHMLSVGEQIKPMLGDVSEMLYACQDNGGNLLFEGAQGAMLDIDHGTYPFVTSSNTTAGGAASGTGLGPLDFDYVLGITKAYSTRVGNGPFPTELDDDVGRRLSERGVEFGATTGRARRCGWFDAVLMRKSARLNSLSGICLTKLDVLDGLETVGICTGYTLDGVVTDKVPAGAEKYAQCRPVIEELPGWTENTLGITRYDDLPDNAKRYIRRIEELVGVSIDILSTGPDREETIVLRHPFLL